The genomic segment CTCCAGAAGGAAGGTGTACCCATGCAGGCTGTGTCCAACCGGGGCTATGCCATTCCTCCGGCAAAGGCGGGACTTTCTGCTCCGGGGATCTATGGACATCTGGCTGATCCCAAACGATATTTCCTGCATGTACACGACACCGTGACCTCTACAAATACCCTTCTGCGGGAGCTTGCCCAGCAGGATGCACCGGAGGGAACAGTGGTGCTTGCCAATGCACAGACTGCCGGACGTGGCAGATGCGGCAGAGTTTTTTACTCTCCCTGCCGTTCCGGCATTTACATGAGCCTGCTGCTACGGCCGAAGCTGCCGGTGGAGGAAACGCTGTTTATCACTGCGGCGGCAGCAGTTTCCGTAGCGGATGCCATTAACGCAGCTGCCGGTGTACGAACCCGAATCAAATGGGTGAATGATATCTACTTACAGGAGCGAAAGGTGTGCGGCATCCTGACCGAAGGTGCGCTGGATCTGGAGAATGGCATGCTCCGGTATGCAGTGCTGGGCATCGGCATCAATATCGCCCCGCCGGAGGATGGCTTTCCCCCGGAGCTGTCCGGCATTGCCGGATCCCTGTTTCCGGACGGGCAGGTGCCGGAGGGCTTTGCGGACAAGCTGGCAGCAGGGGTGCTTTCCGCTTTTGATGCCAGATACCGGGCGTTGCCCTCCCATGATTTTCTGACCAGGTACCGGGATCAATCCATGCTCACCGGCAGACAGGTGACGGTGGTGCAGGGGGAACGGGAGCAGGAGGCTCTGGTGCTTGGAATCGATGATGCCTGTCGGCTGCAGGTGCGGTATCCGGATGGCTCAGAAGCAGCACTTTCCTCCGGGGAGGTACGGATCCGTCCCCATCTTGGCGAAAAATGATTGCATTTTCCAAGTGCATCGTGTATAATAAAACAGTATGCAAATCCGGAGCAGAGGGGGGATACCATGCAGGAGCCGGAAAAGCGGATGCTCCGTTTAGAGGGCGTTGTGGATAAGGTTCTGTTCTTTAATGAACAGAACGGATATATTGTTCTGGAGCTGGAAACGGATCAGTCCATAGAAACCGTAGTGGGGGAGCTGGGAGAGATCGAAGACGGAGAGACCCTTCTGGTGGAGGGGGAGTATATCACCCACAGCAAGTTCGGCACACAGTTCAAGGCATCCTATTGTGAGCGAAAGCTGCCCAGTACGGCGGAGAATATCCGGAAGTACCTGTCCTCCGGCACCATTTCCGGCATCGGTCCCTCCCTTGCCAAGCGGATCGTGGACGTATTCGGGGATGAGACCCTGGAGGTCATGGAGCATCAGCCGGAAAAGCTGCGCACCATCAAGGGCATTTCGGAGAAGAAATGTCAGGAGATCGCCCGGGAGGTGCAGAAAATTTTTAGTCTGCGCACCCTGATGATCTACTTATCCCAGTATCACATTCCCGCCCGTTATGCGATGAAAGCCTTTCAGCAATGGGGTGTCAACAGCCGGGATGTGATTGATGGGAATCCCTATGCATTGTGCGGCGAGTTGGTGGGACTGCCTTTTCAGAAAGCGGAGGTGCTTGCCCGTTCGTTGCGGATCGCTCTGGATTCGGATCAGCGGATTCTGGCTGGTTTGCAGTATTTGCTGACCGAAAACACCTTCAGCGGACATACCTGTCTGCCCCTGGATAAGTTGCAGCCTCTTTCCTGCAAATATCTGGGCATTGGAGAACAGGACTTTTATGCCAACTACAATCAGGCTCTGGAGAATCAGCAGCTTTATGAGTACAAAAAGGGAGAACGGGAGTTTGTCTACCTGCCGGAATATTATATTGCCGAATCCTACATAGCGGATCGGATCAAAGTGATCCTGGAATTCAGTGCTCCGGAGGATTATGACTATGAGGCGCTGATCGACCTGGAGGAGCAGGAAAAGCAGATCAAATACGAATCCCTGCAGCGCAAGGCAATCACCACTGCCTTGTCCCGGGGACTGATGGTGCTGACCGGCGGCCCCGGCACCGGTAAGACCACCACACTGAACGCCATCATCTCCCTGTATGAAAAGCAGGGAAAGAAGGTGCTGATTGCCGCCCCCACCGGCAGAGCCGCCAAGCGGATCTCAGATCTGACCGGCTATGAGGCAAAGACCATTCACCGCTTGCTGGAGGTGCAGTTTGACAGCAACGAACGGCTCACCTTCAAGCACAATGAAAAGGATCCATTGGACTGCGAAGTGCTTGTGGTGGACGAAATGTCCATGGTGGATGTGCTGTTGTTTGAGCATCTGCTTCGGGCGCTGAAGCTGCACTGTCGTATCGTTCTGGTAGGGGACAGCGATCAGTTGCCTTCGGTAGGGGCTGGAAACCTGCTGCGGGATCTGATCGATGGAGGCTGCATCCCGGTAATCGCTTTGCAGGAGATCTTCCGGCAGGCGCAGCAAAGCTGCATTGTCACCAATGCTCACCGAATCGTCCGGGGTGAGGATCCGGATCTGATGCAAAAGCAGAACGATTTCTTCTTTTTGCAGCGATTGAAGCCGGAACCAGCCTGTGAACTGGTGATTTCTCTGTGCCGGGATCGTCTGCCAAAGGCGTATGGCTTTGATCCGCTGAATGACATTCAGGTCATCGCACCTGCCCGGAAGGGGACACTGGGCGTCATTGCTCTGAACCAGGCGTTACAGGAGGCGCTGAACCCAAAGAAAAAGAGCATGGCAGAGTGCAAGACGGCGCTGTACACCTTCCGGGTGGGGGACAAGGTGATGCAGACCCGGAACAATTACGATATCCTCTGGAAAAAGGACGGAGAGCAGGGTACCGGCATTTTCAACGGAGATATCGGGCGGATCCTGGAGATCAACCGGGCGCAGATGATGGCAACCATTGACTTTGACGGGCGGATCACACCGTATCCCCTGGATGTGCTGGATCAGCTGGAGCTTGCGTATGCCATTACGGTTCACAAAAGCCAGGGCAGTGAGTTTGAAGCGGTGGTGATCCCCATTCTGGGAGGCTTTGAAAAGCTGTACTACCGGAATCTGCTGTACACGGCAGTGACCCGGGCAAAGAAGCTGCTGATCCTGGTAGGCTCCCGGAAGAAGATCGAGGAAATGGTACATAATAACCGCAGGACGAACCGGTACTCCTGCCTGCGGCACATGCTGATGCAACATGAACAGGGAAGCAATTAAGGCGTGGCTCCTGGATCTGTTCTACCCGAACCGATGCGGCTGCTGTGGAGTATTCATTCCCTGGGATCAGCTGCTTTGTCCGGACTGTGCAGCGTCCCTTCAGCCGGTTCAGGTTTGTCCTCACTGCGGAAAGGTCCCTTGTAACGGGCAGGAAGCGCTGCCTTACTCCAGGGTGTATGCGGCATACGCCTATGCAGACCGGGCAAAGGACGGAATCCTTTCCCTCAAGCGGGGACATAATCTGAATTTTGCGATGCATCTGGGCAAGGTGCTGGGCAGTCAGATTCCGGCAGGCGCTTATGACTGCATCGTGCCGGTTCCCATGAGTCGGCAGCGGCTCCGGGAACGAGGGTACAATCAGGCGGAGCGCATCGGCGCAGCCATGGGGACATACTGCGGTCTGCCTGTGCGGAAGGATTGCCTGATCCAGCGACAGTCAAAGATCCGGCAGCATGAGCTGGGCGCAAAGGAACGGCAGGAGCATGCAAAGCTGTATGAAGCATCGGAACAGAGACTGGACGGTCTGCGGATCCTGCTGTGTGATGACGTGCTCACCACCGGCAGTACGGCACAGCGCTGTGCACAGCTTTTGCGGCAGATGGGTGCAGCGGATGTGGGATTTGCGGCAGGCTGCACCTCTATCAGGAAATGCCGTCCGGAGCATGACAGAAGCTATCAAGCAAAGGAGAAATGAACGTGGATATCGGCATCGATCTGGGTACTGCAAATATCGTTATGACCATGGGGAAACGGGGCGTGGTACTCAATGAGCCTTCTGTAATCGCCTTCCACAAGCGGACAGAACGGGTGGTCGCCATCGGACGGAAGGCATACAGCATGATCGGCAGAGCGCCGGATTACCTGGCAGTGGTGCGCCCTCTGAAGGACGGGGTGATCTCGGATGATGAACTGACCCAGTGTATGATCCGGGAATTCATCCTCAAGGTCAGCGGCAGGCAGCTGCTGAAGCCCCGGATCATTATCTGTGTTCCCTCCTTTATTACGGATGTGGAACGGCGTGCTGTTATGGAAGCTGCCCGAAGCGCCGGATCCCGGAAGGTGAATCTGATCCAGGAGCCGCTGGCCGCTATGCTTGGCGCTGGCGTCAGCATCGGTCAGGCAAACGGACATATGGTGGTGGATATCGGCGGTGGCACCACGGACATTGCAGTGGTGTCCATGAACGGCATCGTTGCCTCCCATTCCATCAAGGTGGCAGGAAACAAGCTGGATGAAGCCATTATTCGGTATGTATCCAACAAGTACAAGCTGATGATCGGGGATCGGACAGCGGAGGATGCCAAGATTCAGCTTACCAATCTGTATGATCCCAGCGAGGATGTGCGGATGACGGTGCGGGGCAAGAATCTGATGCGGGGTCTGCCGGATTCCGCAGAGCTGACAGAGGTAGAACTGTTTGAGGCTCTGGAGGAGGACGTGTTCGCCATTATCGAGGCAGTGCGTCATGTATTGGAGCGGACGCCTCCGGAGCTGATCGGGGATATTTACGACAATGGCATTCTCCTCACTGGTGGAGGTTCCTATCTGGGGGGGCTGGAAAAGCTCATCAGCCGAACGCTGGGGGTGAAATGCCATGTAGCAAAGGATGCAGAAACCTGTGTGGCAAAGGGAACGGCAAAGGCATTCCGGCGGCATGATGTGCTGCTGGATGGCTTTGAAAGCGTGACTTTGTTTAAGTGAGGTGCATATGGAGGAACAGAGCAAAAAGAAGCGGCGAAAAAAGCGGTTGGTGATCGGTGTGGCGGCAGTTTTGCTGCTGAGCGGTTATCTGTACTGGCAGGACAATGATCTGATGCAGACCGAATATACCTGCAATTCGCCGGATGTTCCGGCGGAATTTGACGGCTACCGGATTGTACAGGTTTCCGATCTGCACAATAAATGGTGCGGTAAGGATCAGAAGCGGCTGATAGAAGCCATTCGGGAGGAACAGCCGGATATCATTGTGCTGACCGGAGATATCATGGACGGCAATCATCCGAAGGTGGAGCCTGCCGCCCGATTCTGCGAGCTGGCTGTCAAAATAGCCCCGGTGTATTTTGTGCCCGGGAACCATGAGGCGATGGTGAAAACAGAATACAGGAGAGCCCTTTACGACCGGATGCATGCTTGCGGCGTGATCTTCATGATAGATCGCAATGTGGAACTGTCCCGGGAGGAAGCCGCAATCACTCTGACCGGATTGGAAAGCATCCGGAAGGCGGATTATTTTGCGTTGAAACAGATCTCTGACGCACAGACGGATTTTGTGGTGCTGCTGGAGCATAATCCAACGGATGCCAAAGCCTTTCTCCAGTCAGACGCAGATCTGACGCTTACCGGACACACCCACGGAGGGCAGTTCCGCCTTCCGCTGATCGGCGGCCTTTATGCACCGGATCAAGGGATCCTGCCGGAATACGATGGAGGCGCATTTTACGATGCAGGGCATATGCTCATCATCAACCGGGGCGTGGGAAACAGTGGATTTCCATTCCGGGTGGGCAACCGGCCGGAAATCGTAACCGTTACATTACACCGCACGGAAGGAGGCGAAACAACATGAACTGGATGCAGCTGATTACCGCAATGGACGCAGTCAAGACAGGGGATACCACCCCCATCGCATTGTACGCAGTGCTGGGAGGCGTAGCAGCAGTACTGATTATTCTTTGTCTGGTACTGAAAAAGAAGAAGTAGCCTAATTTCCCTCCGGCAGTGCATACATATGAAAGACCGGAGGTGATCGGATGCTGTACAGCTTTGCGGAATTGTGCCGCAAGGAAGTGATCGACGTGGAAAAGGGCGAAAAGCTGGGGTATGTGGACGATCTGGAATTCGATGCACAGACCGCTGCGGTTGCAGCCCTTGTGATCCACGGCAGGGAGCGCCTGTTTGGTCTGCTGGGCAGGGAACAGGATCTGATGATTCCCTTCCGCCAGATCCGGCTGATTGGTACAGACACCATTCTGGTGGTGCGTGAAGCGGAGCATGGAAGCACAGACAGTACAAAGTGTACAATGTCCAGGAGATTTCATATTGAAGATTTATTTAAATAGACAAGAGAAAATCTCTTGCATTAGTATGAAAAGTGTGATATAATATTTCAGTAATTCACACGCAGCTGTGAACGGGGGTTGGTGCCTTGCAAAAGGTTGTTCCCGACGGGAATCGGCTGCGGCGGGAAAATTTCAAAACCAATAGGAGGACTACACAATGGGCGTAGTATCAATGAAGCAGCTTCTTGAAGCTGGCGTACACTTTGGTCACCAGACAAGAAGATGGAACCCGAAAATGGCTCCGTACATTTTCACCGAAAGAAACGGCATCTACATCATCGACCTGCAGAAGACCGTAAAGAAGCTTGAGGAAGCTTACATGTTCGTTCGTGATCTGTCCGCTGAGGGCAAGAGCGTTCTGTTCGTAGGTACCAAGAAGCAGGCTGGTGATTCCGTAAAGGAAGAAGCGACCCGTGCCGGCGCTTACTATGTAAACGCACGTTGGCTGGGCGGTATGATGACTAACTTCAAGACCATCCAGAGAAGACTGCAGCGTCTGGAGCAGCTCCACGCAATGGAAGCTGACGGCACATTCAACCTGCTGCCGAAGAAGGAAGTTATCAAGCTGAACCTGGAGATCGAGAAGCTGGAAAAGTTCATGGGCGGTATCAAGAACATGAAGCAGCTGCCGGGCGCACTGTTCATTGTTGACCCCCGCAAGGAAAAGATCGCTGTTGCAGAAGCTAAGAAGCTGAACATTCCGATCGTTGCAATCGTAGATACCAACTGCGATCCGGATGAAGTAGATTATGTAATCCCCGGCAACGATGATGCAATCCGTGCTGTCAAGCTGATCGCCGGCACCATCGCAAACGCAATCATCGAGGGCAAGCAGGGTGCTGACAATGCGGCTGCTGAGGCTGCACAGGAAGCTCCGGCTGAAGCTGAGGCTGCTGCTGAATAAAGAATACTTTAAAACCCGGATATGTTGCGATATATTCGGGTTTTCTATACGAAGCTAAATCTGAAATGGAGGATTTCATAATGGCTAATTTTTCTGCTAAGGAAGTAAATGAACTGCGCAAAAGCACCGGCGTAGGCATCATGGACTGCAAGAAGGCTCTGATCGAGGCTGACGGTGATGTAGAAAAGGCAATCACCATTCTGCGTGAGAAGGGTCTGGCTACCCAGGCAAAGAAGGCTGGCAGAGTTGCCGCTGAGGGTCTGGTTGCTGCAATCGTAAACGAGGATCATTCCGTTGGTGCTATCGTTGAGGTGAACTCCGAGACCGACTTTGTTGCAAAGAATGCAGAATTCAAGGAATTTGTAAACAATGTTGCAAAGACTGTAATTGAGCAGAACCCTGCTGATCTGGATGCGCTGAACAATGCAAAGATGAGTGGTTCCGACAAGACCGTTGCAGAGTCCCTGCAGGATCTGTTCCTGAAGATCCGTGAGAATCTGCAGATTCGTCGGTTTGAGCGCCTGGAGGGCATTCTGGTTCCCTATGTACACGGCGACGGCAAGATCGGCGTATTGGTTCAGGTTGCATGTGAGGCTGGCGTAAAGCCTGAGGTTCTGACTGTTGCAAAGGACTGCGCACTGCAGATTGCTGCAATGAATCCGGCTTACTTGTGCAGAGAGGAAGTTCCGGCTTCCGTTCTGGACGAGGAGAAGAAGATTCTGCTGGCACAGATGGCTGAGGATCCGAAGATGGCTTCCAAGCCTGAGCAGGTTCGTGTAAAGATCGTAGAGGGTAAGGTTGGCAAGTACTACTCCGAGAACTGCCTGCTGGAACAGGATTTTGTCAAGGATTCTTCCATGAGTATCACCGAGTATGCAAACAGCATTGCAAAGACCATTGGTTCTGACATCAAGATCACCAAGTTCGTTCGTTACGAACGTGGCGAGGGCATCGAGAAGCGTGCAGACAACTTTGCTGACGAAGTTGCCAGCATGATCAAGTAATCGATAGGCTATATTCCATAAAGAGCACCGATGAAATTCGGTGTTCTTTATTTTTTTATGCGATTTTACTTTACAACGGGCAGGAAATAGTGTAAAATAAGATAGGGTGTGCTGGGTGAGATGGCGCATCCGGAACAGAATACGATAGAAGGGCATGATTGGAATGGAGCCGAAGTACAAACGGATTTTATTGAAGCTCAGCGGCGAGGCACTTGCCGGTGACAAGAAATTTGGATTGAATTATGATGTAATTACGGATATTTGCAGGAGTATCAAGAAGTGTGCGGATCTGGGTGTGCAGATCGGCATCGTGGTCGGCGGTGGTAACTTCTGGCGTGGCAGAGAAAGCGGCGGTATGGACCGGACCAGAGCGGATCATATGGGCATGCTGGCCACTACCATCAACGCACTGGCCATTGCAGATGTGCTGGAATCCCTGGGGGTTGAGGTTCGTGTGCAGACGGCGATCACCATGCAGCAGGTTGCTGAGCCTTATATCCGGAACCGGGCGATTCGCCACTTGGAAAAGCACAGGGTTGTGATCTTCGGATGCGGCACCGGCAATCCCTTCTTCTCTACGGATACAGCAGCAGCGCTCCGTGCCGTAGAGATCGAAGCCGAGGTATTCTTCAAGGCTACCATGGTGGATGGGGTATATGACAAGGATCCCCACCGCTACCCGGATGCCGTAAAGTACGAGACCCTCACCTACAGCGAGGTATTGGCAAAGGGACTGGCTGTTATGGACAGCACCGCAGCTACCCTGTGTAAGGATAACGGCATGTCCATGCTGGTATTTAATATGGAACGCCCTGACAACATCTATGACGCTATCATGGGTCAGGATGTGGGGACATTGATTAAGGAGAATTGATTATGAACGAACACATCAAGCTGGCAGAAGAAAAAATGGACAAGGCGCTGCAGCACCTTGCCGCTGAATTTGCTTCCATCCGTGCCGGACGTGCGAATCCGGGCATTCTCGATAAGGTAACTGTGGATTACTACGGCACGCCCACCCCTGTAAACCAGATGGCTGCTGTCACCGTATCCGAAGCACGGATCCTGCTGATCCAGCCCTGGGACGCTTCTATGATCAAGGCTATCAACAAGGCGCTCCTGGCTTCTGATATCGGCATCACACCTACGGATGACGGCAAGGTGATCCGCCTGGTATTCCCCCAGCTGACCGAAGACAGACGTAAGGAGATCTGCAAGTCCATCAAGAAGTATGGGGACGAGACAAAGGTTGCAGTGCGGAACGTGCGCCGGGATACCATGGAAAAGTTCAAGGCTATGAAGAAAAACAGCGAGATTACAGAGGACGAGTTGAAGGATGCAGAAAAGAAGATCCAGAACATTACGGATAAATTCTGCACACAGACCGATTCCATGGTTTCCGACAAGGAAAAGGAAGTTATGAGCCTGTAAGCCCAATAATAGAGAAACTGATTTGGAGACGATATGGCATTTTTATCAAAACAGACTGCGCCGACTCTGCCGCCGCCGGAAAAGCGTCCCCGGCACATCGGCTTTATTCTGGACGGAAACGGCAGATGGGCAAAGAAACGGGGACTGCCCCGGAAGCTTGGCCACCGTGAGGGCGCTAAGACATTCAAAACCATTGCCCGTTACTGTCGGAATCTGAACATTCCCTATATTTCCTTCTACGCCTTTTCCACGGAAAACTGGAAACGACCCAAGGATGAAGTGGACGCATTGATGAAGCTGTTCGACCAGTACATTGATGATGTGCGGGAATTTTTCGACCTGGAAACCAAGTTGATTTTCTTGGGGGATAAGGAACGGTTTACCCCGGAGCTGCGGGAAAAGATGCTTGCGGTGGAACGGGATACTGCCCACTTTGACAAAATGACGATGATGATCGCCATTAACTACGGGGGCAGGGATGAGATCGTCCATGCGGCAAAGCAGGTGGCACAGCTGGCAAAGGATGGTCAGTTGGATCCGGATACCTTGACGGAGGAGCAGTTTGCCCAGTACCTGTATACCGCCGGTGTGCCGGATGTGGATCTGCTGATCCGTCCCAGTGGAGAGCTTCGCCTGTCCAATTATATGATCTGGCAGTGCGCATACGCAGAATTTTATTTCACCAACGTGCTGTGGCCGGATTTTTCCCCGAAGGAACTGGATAAAGCACTGATCGACTTTGCCGGTCGGGGCAGAAGATTCGGAGGGGTGTGAGATGGGCATACGTCTGATCTCCTCCGCCGTGGCAAGCGCCATTGCCATTGGGGTTTTGTTGCTGCATCATACCATCGTATTCCCCATTGCCATTGCGGCGGTTTGCGTGATTCTGCTGTTTGAATTGTTCCGGGCTGGAGGGTGCCTGAAATTCCGGCTGCCTGCCGGGGTGGCATTTCTGTACGGCATGGGTCTGCCCTTTCTGGTATACTTCGATCAAACGCCCTTTCGCCCGCTGGTGGCAGTCTCTGTCTGCATTTTGCTGTTGCTCAGCTATATTCTGCTGCACGAACGCATGAGCCTGTTTCATGCACTGCTGATGGTATTCGGCACCCTGCTGATCCCATACTCCATGTGTTGCTGCATTACGCTGAACGAAAAGGACGGCATTCATGGCATTATTTATGTGGTTATGGCGTTGTGCGGTGCCTGGCTTGCGGATTCCGGCGCATATTTTGTAGGGACCTTCTGCGGCAAACACAAGCTATGCCCACAGATCAGTCCCAAGAAAACGATAGAAGGCTTCATTGGCGGTGTTGTCACCAATGGCATTCTGTTTATCGCCTTTGCAGCAGTTTACAGCCGGATCATGGCTGCCCGGGGAGACATATTCACAGTGCATTATGTAACCGTGTGCCTGCTGGGTATGGCATGTGCTTTGATCGGAACGGTGGGGGATCTGACCGCTTCTCTGATTAAGCGGCACTTTCAGATCAAAGACTATGGCAACATTATGCCGGGGCATGGGGGACTTTTGGATCGGTTCGACAGTGTATTGCTTGTGGTACCGTTTTTCTGCGCTGTGCTCCAGCTAACACCCTTGTATAGTTTTTAAACATAAGGGGCTATTTTCCATTGCGGGGTAGCCTCTTTTTCCCGTGTTAACGGGTATCTTCATTGGAGGGATGGACATGAAATCAGTCGCATTACTGGGCAGTACCGGTTCCATCGGTACCCAGGCATTGGAGGTTGCCCGGCAGCATAAACTGAACA from the Ruminococcus champanellensis 18P13 = JCM 17042 genome contains:
- a CDS encoding ComF family protein, which encodes MNREAIKAWLLDLFYPNRCGCCGVFIPWDQLLCPDCAASLQPVQVCPHCGKVPCNGQEALPYSRVYAAYAYADRAKDGILSLKRGHNLNFAMHLGKVLGSQIPAGAYDCIVPVPMSRQRLRERGYNQAERIGAAMGTYCGLPVRKDCLIQRQSKIRQHELGAKERQEHAKLYEASEQRLDGLRILLCDDVLTTGSTAQRCAQLLRQMGAADVGFAAGCTSIRKCRPEHDRSYQAKEK
- a CDS encoding phosphatidate cytidylyltransferase, with the translated sequence MGIRLISSAVASAIAIGVLLLHHTIVFPIAIAAVCVILLFELFRAGGCLKFRLPAGVAFLYGMGLPFLVYFDQTPFRPLVAVSVCILLLLSYILLHERMSLFHALLMVFGTLLIPYSMCCCITLNEKDGIHGIIYVVMALCGAWLADSGAYFVGTFCGKHKLCPQISPKKTIEGFIGGVVTNGILFIAFAAVYSRIMAARGDIFTVHYVTVCLLGMACALIGTVGDLTASLIKRHFQIKDYGNIMPGHGGLLDRFDSVLLVVPFFCAVLQLTPLYSF
- the uppS gene encoding polyprenyl diphosphate synthase is translated as MAFLSKQTAPTLPPPEKRPRHIGFILDGNGRWAKKRGLPRKLGHREGAKTFKTIARYCRNLNIPYISFYAFSTENWKRPKDEVDALMKLFDQYIDDVREFFDLETKLIFLGDKERFTPELREKMLAVERDTAHFDKMTMMIAINYGGRDEIVHAAKQVAQLAKDGQLDPDTLTEEQFAQYLYTAGVPDVDLLIRPSGELRLSNYMIWQCAYAEFYFTNVLWPDFSPKELDKALIDFAGRGRRFGGV
- the pyrH gene encoding UMP kinase, coding for MEPKYKRILLKLSGEALAGDKKFGLNYDVITDICRSIKKCADLGVQIGIVVGGGNFWRGRESGGMDRTRADHMGMLATTINALAIADVLESLGVEVRVQTAITMQQVAEPYIRNRAIRHLEKHRVVIFGCGTGNPFFSTDTAAALRAVEIEAEVFFKATMVDGVYDKDPHRYPDAVKYETLTYSEVLAKGLAVMDSTAATLCKDNGMSMLVFNMERPDNIYDAIMGQDVGTLIKEN
- a CDS encoding ATP-dependent RecD-like DNA helicase, which gives rise to MQEPEKRMLRLEGVVDKVLFFNEQNGYIVLELETDQSIETVVGELGEIEDGETLLVEGEYITHSKFGTQFKASYCERKLPSTAENIRKYLSSGTISGIGPSLAKRIVDVFGDETLEVMEHQPEKLRTIKGISEKKCQEIAREVQKIFSLRTLMIYLSQYHIPARYAMKAFQQWGVNSRDVIDGNPYALCGELVGLPFQKAEVLARSLRIALDSDQRILAGLQYLLTENTFSGHTCLPLDKLQPLSCKYLGIGEQDFYANYNQALENQQLYEYKKGEREFVYLPEYYIAESYIADRIKVILEFSAPEDYDYEALIDLEEQEKQIKYESLQRKAITTALSRGLMVLTGGPGTGKTTTLNAIISLYEKQGKKVLIAAPTGRAAKRISDLTGYEAKTIHRLLEVQFDSNERLTFKHNEKDPLDCEVLVVDEMSMVDVLLFEHLLRALKLHCRIVLVGDSDQLPSVGAGNLLRDLIDGGCIPVIALQEIFRQAQQSCIVTNAHRIVRGEDPDLMQKQNDFFFLQRLKPEPACELVISLCRDRLPKAYGFDPLNDIQVIAPARKGTLGVIALNQALQEALNPKKKSMAECKTALYTFRVGDKVMQTRNNYDILWKKDGEQGTGIFNGDIGRILEINRAQMMATIDFDGRITPYPLDVLDQLELAYAITVHKSQGSEFEAVVIPILGGFEKLYYRNLLYTAVTRAKKLLILVGSRKKIEEMVHNNRRTNRYSCLRHMLMQHEQGSN
- a CDS encoding biotin--[acetyl-CoA-carboxylase] ligase, coding for MTTKEQVRMELERAGGGFLSGTQLAQQLGVSRNAVWKAVQTLQKEGVPMQAVSNRGYAIPPAKAGLSAPGIYGHLADPKRYFLHVHDTVTSTNTLLRELAQQDAPEGTVVLANAQTAGRGRCGRVFYSPCRSGIYMSLLLRPKLPVEETLFITAAAAVSVADAINAAAGVRTRIKWVNDIYLQERKVCGILTEGALDLENGMLRYAVLGIGINIAPPEDGFPPELSGIAGSLFPDGQVPEGFADKLAAGVLSAFDARYRALPSHDFLTRYRDQSMLTGRQVTVVQGEREQEALVLGIDDACRLQVRYPDGSEAALSSGEVRIRPHLGEK
- a CDS encoding PRC-barrel domain-containing protein yields the protein MLYSFAELCRKEVIDVEKGEKLGYVDDLEFDAQTAAVAALVIHGRERLFGLLGREQDLMIPFRQIRLIGTDTILVVREAEHGSTDSTKCTMSRRFHIEDLFK
- the tsf gene encoding translation elongation factor Ts encodes the protein MANFSAKEVNELRKSTGVGIMDCKKALIEADGDVEKAITILREKGLATQAKKAGRVAAEGLVAAIVNEDHSVGAIVEVNSETDFVAKNAEFKEFVNNVAKTVIEQNPADLDALNNAKMSGSDKTVAESLQDLFLKIRENLQIRRFERLEGILVPYVHGDGKIGVLVQVACEAGVKPEVLTVAKDCALQIAAMNPAYLCREEVPASVLDEEKKILLAQMAEDPKMASKPEQVRVKIVEGKVGKYYSENCLLEQDFVKDSSMSITEYANSIAKTIGSDIKITKFVRYERGEGIEKRADNFADEVASMIK
- a CDS encoding rod shape-determining protein yields the protein MNVDIGIDLGTANIVMTMGKRGVVLNEPSVIAFHKRTERVVAIGRKAYSMIGRAPDYLAVVRPLKDGVISDDELTQCMIREFILKVSGRQLLKPRIIICVPSFITDVERRAVMEAARSAGSRKVNLIQEPLAAMLGAGVSIGQANGHMVVDIGGGTTDIAVVSMNGIVASHSIKVAGNKLDEAIIRYVSNKYKLMIGDRTAEDAKIQLTNLYDPSEDVRMTVRGKNLMRGLPDSAELTEVELFEALEEDVFAIIEAVRHVLERTPPELIGDIYDNGILLTGGGSYLGGLEKLISRTLGVKCHVAKDAETCVAKGTAKAFRRHDVLLDGFESVTLFK
- a CDS encoding metallophosphoesterase; this translates as MEEQSKKKRRKKRLVIGVAAVLLLSGYLYWQDNDLMQTEYTCNSPDVPAEFDGYRIVQVSDLHNKWCGKDQKRLIEAIREEQPDIIVLTGDIMDGNHPKVEPAARFCELAVKIAPVYFVPGNHEAMVKTEYRRALYDRMHACGVIFMIDRNVELSREEAAITLTGLESIRKADYFALKQISDAQTDFVVLLEHNPTDAKAFLQSDADLTLTGHTHGGQFRLPLIGGLYAPDQGILPEYDGGAFYDAGHMLIINRGVGNSGFPFRVGNRPEIVTVTLHRTEGGETT
- the frr gene encoding ribosome recycling factor, whose protein sequence is MNEHIKLAEEKMDKALQHLAAEFASIRAGRANPGILDKVTVDYYGTPTPVNQMAAVTVSEARILLIQPWDASMIKAINKALLASDIGITPTDDGKVIRLVFPQLTEDRRKEICKSIKKYGDETKVAVRNVRRDTMEKFKAMKKNSEITEDELKDAEKKIQNITDKFCTQTDSMVSDKEKEVMSL
- a CDS encoding sortase B protein-sorting domain-containing protein, which translates into the protein MNWMQLITAMDAVKTGDTTPIALYAVLGGVAAVLIILCLVLKKKK
- the rpsB gene encoding 30S ribosomal protein S2 — protein: MGVVSMKQLLEAGVHFGHQTRRWNPKMAPYIFTERNGIYIIDLQKTVKKLEEAYMFVRDLSAEGKSVLFVGTKKQAGDSVKEEATRAGAYYVNARWLGGMMTNFKTIQRRLQRLEQLHAMEADGTFNLLPKKEVIKLNLEIEKLEKFMGGIKNMKQLPGALFIVDPRKEKIAVAEAKKLNIPIVAIVDTNCDPDEVDYVIPGNDDAIRAVKLIAGTIANAIIEGKQGADNAAAEAAQEAPAEAEAAAE